TGGCCAGGTCGGAGCGAGCCTGCTCCAGCTGCTGCGCGGCCTGCACGATGGGGGTCAGTTCGGCGTGGCGTTTGCCCAGCTTGCGTGCACGGTCCTGATCGGCGTGCACGTCCGGGTCAGCCAGCCGTTGCTCCAGCTCGGCGTGCTCGGCGACCAGGTCCTCGAGCTTCGATGTGTCCACGTGCCTCTACCTTCATGACGAGCCGACTGCACCAACAGAAAACGGCGCCCGCCCCACGCATCGCGGTGGCGGGCGCCGTCGGCTCGGCTACTTCTTGGTGCGGGCACCCTGCGGGCGACGACCGTAGCGGGCCTCGAAGCGGGCGACGCGGCCACCGGTGTCCAGAATCTTCTGCTTGCCCGTGTAGAACGGGTGGCAGTTCGAGCACACCTCGACGTTGATGGTGCCGGTGTTGCGGGTGCTGCGCGTGGTGAAACTGTTCCCACAGCCGCAGTTCACCTGAGTTTCCACGTATTCGGGATGAATGTCAGACTTCATGCCTTGTCCTCTCCTCGTGGCCGCCGGGTCCACACGGCGTGTGCCGCGCGGTGAACCGGAGCCGGAACCAAGCGCACAGTGTGCCAGAAGCACACACTTGACCTGCAACGCAGGTGGCGTCGGAGGTATTCCGGAGCAGGCATCTCCGCGGAGACGGGCATCGGCGCAGCCGGTCACCGCCGGGCGTCCTGGTGCAGCGCAACCGCTTCCAACTGCGAACCGACATCGAGTTTGGTCAGGATGGAGCGGATCTGGGTACGCACGGTGGCCAGTGAGACGAAGAATTCCTCCGCGATGGTCGCCGCCCGCTGGCCCTGCGCCAGCCGTTCCAGGACCTCGCTCTCCCGGTTGCTCAGGCGGGCCAGTCGTCCGTGGATGTCCGCGGACCGCTTGCTCGCCTCCCGATGCAGTGCGAGCCACTGCTTGCGCTGCTCCTGGGACAACAGCGCCTTTCCTTCCACGGCAGCGAGAACCGCGTTCAGCAGATCGTCGAAGGACTCCGACTTCGGTACCCAGCCGTTGGCACCGGCGGCAATCGCCGCGGCCACCCGTTCCTGCTGGGTACTGCCGGAGACCACGACCACCGACCAGCCTGCCCGGCACAGCGGGACCACCAGGTCCGCCCCGTCCATCTGGCGACCGTCGGCTCCCTCTCCCAGCTCGAGGTCGACCAGGGCGAGTCCCGCCGTGTGCTTGTCGGCCTCGTCCAGCACTCCCTCGACGTCGAAGACCGGGCAACGGTGCGCATCGAGGGAGTGTGCACGCAGGGCCATGACAAGCGAGGCGGTGACCAGCTGGTGGTCGTCGATCACCAGCACGCTCATGAGGTCTCCCTTCCGATACAGGCACGATCCTGTGGTGCAGCGGCCGGAGCCGAGCGGGTCACACGGCGCAGCGACATCAACCTCGCCTTGTTGATCGGCTGGGTTTTCTCCGCGTGAGCCGTCGTCGTCTCCGCCTCGTGAGCCGTCACCGCTTCGTCCGGACGAGCCGCGGACGCAGCGTCGGGTTCCGTGGCCGAGGCAGGCACCTCGACCACAACGGTGCACCCGGGCCTTCCCCGGGTGGAGGGCAGCATGGTCAGGGAACCGCCCTCCTCGCGGAGCAGGTCCGCACACACGTGCAACCCCAATCCGCTACCGCCATTGCGCTGGTCACCGAACTGCCGCTGCACGACGAGTTCCTCGGTCCCGGGCGCCAGGCCGGGACCGTCGTCACTCACCTCGATACGCAGCGTCCTGCCGACCTCGGCCGCGTGAATACGCACTTGTGCGCCCGGCGCATGTCGCTCGCAGTTGGCCAGCAGGTTCGTCAACACCTGGGACAGCGTCGAGGACGAGACCGTGGTCCGCAGTGCTTCGGGCACCTGCAGTTCGATGTCCGTACCCGCGGTGCGCCGGATCATGACGAGTTGCCGCAGCAGGGGAGCCAGCTCCGCACCCTGCTCGGCAGACCGCCGGCCCGAGCGTTCGAGCAAGGCGCGCAACCGCTCCAGCTCGGATTCCACAGCCGTGTGCAGCTCACCCTGGTCATTGGCGGGCAGGGCGGCGCCATCCGGCCCGAGAAGGCGCGCCGCACCGGACAGTCCGACGAGAGCGTTGCGCATCTCGTGATCGCGCTCGTCGTTTTGTGCACGGCGGCGCTGCTCCTCGTCCTGCATCGCCCGGAGTTGAGCACGTTCGGCGTCCTGCCGCACCCGCTCCGCTCGGCTCAACACCGCCGCGTGCATGCCCACGGCGGCCAGCACCACACCGAGCCCGGCGACACGCAGGACCGCGAAGGGCAGATACGGGTCGGAAACATCCGCCGACCCCACGCGCAGCGCCCCCTGGGCAGCGGCGAGCACCAGCACTCCCAAACCGATCCGCCAGAAGGTCCGCTGCCTGCGGGCGAACCCGAAGCCGACCATCACCACGCCGACCAGGACGTAGCCCTCGACGGAACCGCGTCCGGCCATATTGGTCAGCAGGTCCGTCGCCTCGGCGGGGAACCTCGCAGCCGACATACCGACAACGAGCACGATCGTGCTGATCACGAGTGCGGACGGCCAGGCGGTGGCCTTCGTCTTCGGTCCCCTCGGCCACAGCGACAGCGCCAGCAGCACGGCCACGCCGACGCTGGCCACGAACCGCGCGGTCTGCAGCGCGACCACATCGGCCTCGGGGCCCGGATCGACAGTGGTGGTGGGCACGACGACGAGCCCGTAGACGAACAGTGCCGCGGCGATGCGGGCGTCCTGCCACCTACCGCTCATCCGGGTGACGAGCTCGGCCAACACCCCCGCTCCGGCCGCCGTGGCGGCCGCGAGCATGGTGATCACAAGATAGCTCTGCTCGGCAGGCCAGAGCGTCCGGACAGGTCCCAGCGTCAGCCCGAGGAACCCGGCCGTCACGATGACGACCCCAAGCAGATCGACGAACAGCGCGCCGCCGCGCGAGCCGAGCACTCGACGAACCCGGCCTACGCTCAACGCATCCATCCACTCGCCTCTTTCCCAGCCCGGGAGCGCACTCCCGACTCGCCGAACTCCCCGGCAGTGCTATCGACTCGACCGAAGCGGATATTACTGGTGAATCGGACTCGCTTCTGCAGTCGGACTGCTACTTGCGAGTACGCACGAGCCCTCGTCGCTCGCGGCCGAACCACAGCGCCAGGACACCGGCACCCACCGCCAGCAGGCCACCGAGCAGGAGCGTGCGGACCGGCGAACCGGTGAGCGCGAGGAAGGACGAGTCCGAGGAACCGCTGCTCTCGGAGATGACCGGCACGGAAGCGTCGACGTTGCCCGCCGTACTCGTGGCCCGCCAGACCAGCTCGAACAGGGCTTGATCGCTCTGGATCCGATTGTCCACCTCCACCGGGACCGTGAGGGTCACCTCGACCTGGATCGAATCACCCGGTGCGATCAGTGGCAGGGGAACACGCCGGTCGAGCGCATCACGAATCGGCATCGAACGTGCCGCTTCGGGCGTGTCCACCGGCTGCGCCGAAAGACGCAGGGCGGCACCCAGCTCACCTTCCTCGTCGGCACACGTGGTGTCGACGGTCCGCTCGGGCTGGTTGCACCCGTTCTCGCTCTCGGTCAGCTCGGCTGCCCCCAACCCGAGCCGGATCTCCTCGTTCGAGTCGTTGGTGACGAGTGCGGTGACGTGTTCGATCGTGCCCGGTACGAGTTCGGTGAGCCGGATCTCTTCGGGGCCGTCCAGTGTCATGCCCGTCGAGGTGACGTGCAGCCGCATCTCCGGCTCCGATGGGGATTCCGGCGCCGCGGCGGCCGGTGATGCTCCGAGCAGCGCGGTGCTCAGCGCAACCCCGATGAGTGCCGACACGAATCTTCGGCCGGTGCGCGTGGAGCAGGTCGACACCGACCCGTCATTGGTTCTCCACATTGGTTGGCGCCCCCTCCACGCAGGTTTGGTCCGTCTTGTCGGACGGTGTCGGGCTCGGACACGGCACAGGCTCCGACTTCGGTTGCTGTTTCGACGATGTCGTCGGCGAAGACCGCTCCGGCGGAGGTGGTTTCGAGGTTCGTGTCCCACCACCGGCCGGTCGACTCCGCGTCGGCTGGTCACCCGGTCGCGACGGCACCTGGCTGCGCTGCTGCTCGCCGCTGTCCTTCCGCGCGGCCGGAGCCGACGTGCTCGGGGCGTCCGGTCGGATGGGTGCCCCACTCGGCGCGCTCGACTGCGGCACCTCGGCCGGAGCGGGCACCGAGTCGGGATCTTTGCCGGGGCCGGTGACGGTGTACTCCAGCACCACTTCCGAGTCGGTGAGTCCGGCCTCCGTGGTCCCGGACAGCGCCACAGCGCTGGTGATGACGACCAGGGAACCAGCCAGGGCACCGGTCAAAGCGGCCCAGTGCCCCGACCGGGCGAGACGCTGGGTCTGCTCGTGCATGCGCATCGGCATCCTTATTCGTGATCCCCCGTTTCGATGGACGGACGCAGCGCGGAGCGCAGCGCCCCCACGCCGATGACCAGCAGCACAGCGCCCCCACCCAGCAGCATGATCTGGGGAAGTCGACCGTGGGCCCAGCCCAGCCACGGAAGGTCGAACCATACCTTCCCGATGACGTCGTCAGCGGCCACGGGCTGCGCGTCCACCACGTCGTTGGCATCTCCTCGGGTGGTGAAGCTCAGCTCGCCTTCCTTCCCGTGCACGGCCACGATCCGGTGGGTGACGCGGTGCGGATTGCCCAGGGAATCCGGGCCTCGGGTGGAGAAAGTGATCACGTCACCGGCCCGCAGGGAAGCCGGCTCCACGGACTTGGTCACCACGACCGATCCGGCCGGGATGGTCGGGCTCATGCTGCCGCTGAGCACCGTCAGCGTCCTGCCGCCGACAATGGCGGGAACCACGGTGATCGATGCGGCCAGCGCGATCGCCGCGAGAACCACGAGCCCGCCGAGCCAACCCGCGATCCGGCGCGCCATCGAACGGGGCGGTTTCCGGCGTTTCCGGGGACGGTGATCATCGCGTGTCGTGTCGGCAGCCACAACCGGTATCTCTTCCGTCGGGATGTCCTGCGAGGTTTTCGTCGGTATTTCCTGCGTGATGTCTTCCGTGCTGGCGGTCATTCCTTACCCCCTACGGCCACTGCCGTGGGCGCGGGGTACGTCCACAGCGGAATACCCACCCTCGTGGAACGGGATGATCGGTCGCATCATCAAAACCGAGTATTCGGCTTTCCTCAAGGTTGGTGAAGTCGATCGACCGGTCGGCGCAGCACGATCTTCGGTGACACGGCAACACCGCCGCCATCGCCGCCGCATCGGCGGCCCCGGGAAAGGAACTGCCATGAAGAACAAGAAGCTCGCCGCCGGCATCGGTGGAGTCACCGCCGTCGCCGCCGCCGTCGCCATCTCCGCGGGTACCTTCGCCGCCTTCTCCGACTCGGAGGAGCGGGGCGTCGTGGCCACCGGCGGCACGATGGACCTGCAGGTGAGCAACAGCCACGGCGACAGCGTCTTCGGCGAGAATGGCATCGTCACCATTCCCAACAGCGTCAAGCCCGGCGACTCCTACAGCGCCACCTTCACCCTGAGGAACGAAGGTGACGTAAACGGTGACCTGTCGTTCAAGTTCGTGCAGATGAGCAACAACGAGAACGAGCTCACCGAG
This Haloactinomyces albus DNA region includes the following protein-coding sequences:
- the rpmE gene encoding 50S ribosomal protein L31, giving the protein MKSDIHPEYVETQVNCGCGNSFTTRSTRNTGTINVEVCSNCHPFYTGKQKILDTGGRVARFEARYGRRPQGARTKK
- a CDS encoding response regulator transcription factor: MSVLVIDDHQLVTASLVMALRAHSLDAHRCPVFDVEGVLDEADKHTAGLALVDLELGEGADGRQMDGADLVVPLCRAGWSVVVVSGSTQQERVAAAIAAGANGWVPKSESFDDLLNAVLAAVEGKALLSQEQRKQWLALHREASKRSADIHGRLARLSNRESEVLERLAQGQRAATIAEEFFVSLATVRTQIRSILTKLDVGSQLEAVALHQDARR
- a CDS encoding sensor histidine kinase → MDALSVGRVRRVLGSRGGALFVDLLGVVIVTAGFLGLTLGPVRTLWPAEQSYLVITMLAAATAAGAGVLAELVTRMSGRWQDARIAAALFVYGLVVVPTTTVDPGPEADVVALQTARFVASVGVAVLLALSLWPRGPKTKATAWPSALVISTIVLVVGMSAARFPAEATDLLTNMAGRGSVEGYVLVGVVMVGFGFARRQRTFWRIGLGVLVLAAAQGALRVGSADVSDPYLPFAVLRVAGLGVVLAAVGMHAAVLSRAERVRQDAERAQLRAMQDEEQRRRAQNDERDHEMRNALVGLSGAARLLGPDGAALPANDQGELHTAVESELERLRALLERSGRRSAEQGAELAPLLRQLVMIRRTAGTDIELQVPEALRTTVSSSTLSQVLTNLLANCERHAPGAQVRIHAAEVGRTLRIEVSDDGPGLAPGTEELVVQRQFGDQRNGGSGLGLHVCADLLREEGGSLTMLPSTRGRPGCTVVVEVPASATEPDAASAARPDEAVTAHEAETTTAHAEKTQPINKARLMSLRRVTRSAPAAAPQDRACIGRETS
- a CDS encoding signal peptidase I; the protein is MTASTEDITQEIPTKTSQDIPTEEIPVVAADTTRDDHRPRKRRKPPRSMARRIAGWLGGLVVLAAIALAASITVVPAIVGGRTLTVLSGSMSPTIPAGSVVVTKSVEPASLRAGDVITFSTRGPDSLGNPHRVTHRIVAVHGKEGELSFTTRGDANDVVDAQPVAADDVIGKVWFDLPWLGWAHGRLPQIMLLGGGAVLLVIGVGALRSALRPSIETGDHE
- a CDS encoding TasA family protein; protein product: MKNKKLAAGIGGVTAVAAAVAISAGTFAAFSDSEERGVVATGGTMDLQVSNSHGDSVFGENGIVTIPNSVKPGDSYSATFTLRNEGDVNGDLSFKFVQMSNNENELTEPEEGAGDSTAGDAEGNGGGELLQNLELTAPTIDGATLAELAGDSRGAGALDADQERTFEVTLEVPQSATSVIQNDTASFKIVANLDQAQN